The proteins below come from a single Kitasatospora sp. NBC_00315 genomic window:
- a CDS encoding winged helix DNA-binding domain-containing protein, whose amino-acid sequence MLTTRELGRALLARQHLLERSPMAPAAMVAHLLGLQAQAAPQPPYLGLWSRLDDFVPELLTELIERREVVRIALQRGTIHLVTAEDCLTLRPLLQPVLDQALRSSYGKRLTGVDLDAVASAGRALVEAQPRTFQQLGELLAEDRPGADPVALAQAVRCRLPLVQVPPRGIWGQGGPAAHTTAEHWLGRGPEPDPSPARMVLRYLAAFGPATVADVQKWCGLTRLGRVLAELAPHLTTFQDERGRLLYDLPDAPRPEEATPAPVRLVAPFDNLLLSHADRSRILPEEHRSRVMTVNGLIPGTLLVDGFVAGSWELTEGRGGRAGAEKRVVRVRPYVPLGRRDAAAAEAEAGRLLDFAGGGDVRIEAPAGA is encoded by the coding sequence GTGCTGACCACCCGGGAGCTGGGGCGCGCCCTGCTGGCCCGCCAGCACCTGCTGGAGCGGTCACCCATGGCGCCCGCCGCGATGGTCGCCCACCTGCTCGGCCTACAGGCCCAGGCCGCGCCCCAGCCGCCCTACCTCGGTCTCTGGTCGCGCCTGGACGACTTCGTCCCGGAGCTGCTCACCGAGCTGATCGAGCGGCGCGAGGTGGTCCGGATCGCGCTCCAGCGCGGGACCATCCATCTGGTCACCGCCGAGGACTGCCTGACCCTGCGCCCGCTCCTGCAGCCGGTGCTGGACCAGGCGCTGCGCAGCAGCTACGGCAAACGTCTGACGGGCGTCGACCTGGACGCCGTCGCCTCGGCCGGCCGGGCCCTGGTCGAGGCGCAGCCGCGCACCTTCCAGCAGCTCGGGGAGCTGCTGGCCGAGGACCGGCCGGGCGCCGACCCGGTGGCGCTCGCGCAGGCCGTCCGCTGTCGGCTGCCGCTCGTCCAGGTGCCGCCGCGCGGGATCTGGGGGCAGGGCGGCCCGGCCGCGCACACCACGGCCGAGCACTGGCTGGGGCGCGGCCCGGAGCCGGATCCGTCGCCGGCGCGGATGGTGCTGCGCTATCTCGCCGCCTTCGGCCCCGCCACGGTGGCCGACGTGCAGAAATGGTGCGGGCTGACCCGGCTCGGACGGGTTCTCGCCGAACTCGCCCCGCACCTGACGACCTTCCAGGACGAGCGGGGCCGACTGCTGTACGACCTGCCGGACGCACCCCGGCCCGAGGAGGCCACCCCGGCGCCGGTCCGGCTGGTCGCGCCGTTCGACAACCTGCTGCTCTCGCACGCCGACCGCAGTCGGATCCTGCCGGAGGAGCACCGGTCGCGGGTGATGACCGTGAACGGGCTCATCCCCGGGACGCTGCTGGTCGACGGCTTCGTGGCCGGGAGCTGGGAGCTGACGGAGGGCCGAGGCGGCCGCGCCGGTGCTGAGAAGCGGGTGGTCCGGGTGCGTCCGTACGTCCCGCTGGGCCGGCGGGACGCGGCAGCGGCCGAGGCGGAGGCCGGGAGGTTGCTGGACTTCGCAGGCGGCGGGGACGTCCGGATCGAGGCCCCGGCGGGGGCGTGA
- a CDS encoding ROK family transcriptional regulator, whose product MTTARTATPSTARAINDRLALNLLLEQGPLTATELRELTGLSRPTVSDLLERLQRGGLVAQAGERGEQRRGPNARLYALVASRAHIAAVDVRSVGVSLVVADLAGRTLATAEIPVGPWPDEAAAPAAGSAAPVAGSAAPGPAAAAAPDPAFAAPGPAALAGPPGLAAQTVRTLLAVAREAGVEQLHTVAVGVPGLVDPATGRLNNIGGLPAWHAELLAALRDLPDTALILENEVNLAGISEHRIGAARDRDTFVLLWLGHGVGACVVLDGRLRRGASGGTGEIGFLPVPGTGGLPSSSGCEGGFHALVGSRAVCALARDHGLPADPADDAPAAEAVVQAAIAAGRAGEAFLDEFAGRVAVGVAALCVVLDPGCVVLGGEVGRAGGAELAGRVGRRLAEISPLRTEVRAGLVGGGAVLGGAVLTAGDAARRELFGGP is encoded by the coding sequence ATGACGACCGCGCGTACGGCCACGCCGAGCACCGCCCGGGCCATCAACGACCGGCTGGCTCTCAACCTGCTGCTCGAACAGGGCCCGCTCACCGCGACCGAGCTGCGCGAGCTCACCGGGCTCTCCCGCCCCACCGTCTCCGACCTGCTGGAGCGGCTCCAGCGCGGCGGCCTGGTCGCCCAGGCCGGTGAACGCGGTGAGCAGCGCCGGGGGCCGAACGCCCGGCTGTACGCGCTGGTCGCCTCCCGCGCCCACATCGCCGCGGTCGACGTGCGGTCGGTCGGCGTCAGCCTGGTCGTCGCGGACCTCGCCGGGCGGACCCTCGCCACCGCCGAGATCCCCGTCGGCCCGTGGCCGGACGAGGCCGCCGCCCCGGCCGCCGGCTCCGCCGCCCCGGTTGCTGGCTCCGCTGCCCCGGGCCCGGCCGCCGCTGCTGCTCCGGATCCGGCCTTCGCCGCCCCGGGGCCGGCCGCCCTTGCCGGCCCTCCCGGACTGGCCGCGCAGACTGTACGCACCCTGCTCGCCGTCGCCCGCGAAGCCGGCGTCGAGCAACTGCACACTGTCGCCGTCGGTGTGCCCGGCCTGGTCGACCCGGCCACCGGGCGGCTCAACAACATCGGCGGCCTGCCCGCCTGGCACGCCGAGCTGCTCGCCGCGCTGCGCGACCTGCCCGACACCGCACTGATCCTGGAGAACGAGGTCAACCTCGCCGGCATCAGCGAGCACCGGATCGGCGCCGCCCGTGACCGGGACACCTTCGTGCTGCTCTGGCTCGGTCACGGTGTCGGCGCCTGCGTGGTGCTGGACGGCAGACTGCGGCGCGGCGCCTCCGGCGGCACCGGGGAGATCGGCTTCCTCCCGGTGCCCGGCACCGGCGGGCTCCCCAGCTCCTCGGGTTGTGAGGGCGGCTTCCACGCCCTGGTGGGCAGCCGGGCCGTCTGCGCGCTCGCCCGCGACCACGGACTACCGGCCGACCCCGCGGACGACGCGCCCGCCGCCGAGGCGGTCGTCCAGGCCGCGATCGCGGCCGGCCGGGCCGGCGAGGCCTTCCTCGACGAGTTCGCCGGGCGGGTGGCCGTGGGCGTGGCGGCCCTCTGCGTGGTGCTGGATCCCGGCTGCGTGGTGCTCGGCGGAGAGGTCGGCCGGGCGGGCGGCGCCGAACTCGCCGGGCGGGTCGGCCGGCGGCTGGCCGAGATCTCCCCGCTGCGCACCGAGGTACGGGCCGGCCTGGTCGGCGGCGGCGCGGTGCTCGGCGGAGCCGTCCTCACCGCCGGTGACGCCGCCCGCCGGGAGCTCTTCGGCGGCCCCTGA
- a CDS encoding AI-2E family transporter yields the protein MSAADPPDRRPSPDQPPARAPGGDRPPYGGLPPAVRTAAAWSIAVILFVTVGALVVYAFVALRAATIPLIMALLGTALLHPVMPWLLRRGFGRGAAAALTCVVLVVAVGGVIALLVNSLAHSAPQIASSLRDAGNQLADWLGPTGARIQDSLKNAAGEGTSLVSSLAGGVLSGLGVAVQLITSGVLALALVFFFLRDGHRTGDTVRAYLAGHHAETVIDCGQEAFFAMSGFMRGTTIIALIDALFITIGLLVLGVPGAPGLGALVFIGAYIPFIGAFLSGTVAVLVALADGGLATALWALGIVLAVQAIEGNVLQPLIQSRTVQLHPATIMFAVVAGAGVAGAIGALLAVPLSAAGVGIISVLRGTAEPGTRRRRGAPKPDGDGA from the coding sequence ATGTCAGCAGCGGACCCACCGGATCGACGACCCTCGCCCGACCAGCCGCCGGCGCGCGCCCCCGGAGGAGACCGCCCGCCGTACGGCGGTCTGCCGCCGGCCGTCCGCACGGCCGCCGCCTGGTCGATCGCGGTGATCCTCTTCGTCACCGTCGGCGCGCTTGTCGTCTACGCCTTCGTCGCCCTGCGGGCGGCCACCATTCCGCTGATCATGGCGCTGCTCGGCACCGCGCTGCTGCACCCGGTGATGCCCTGGCTGCTCCGGCGCGGATTCGGTCGAGGGGCGGCGGCGGCCCTGACCTGCGTCGTCCTGGTGGTGGCGGTCGGCGGGGTGATCGCGCTGCTGGTCAACTCCCTCGCGCACAGTGCCCCGCAGATCGCCTCCTCGCTCCGGGACGCCGGAAACCAGCTCGCCGACTGGCTCGGCCCGACCGGCGCGAGGATCCAGGACTCGCTGAAGAACGCCGCCGGCGAGGGCACCTCCCTGGTGAGCTCGCTGGCCGGGGGCGTGCTCTCCGGCCTCGGCGTGGCGGTGCAGCTCATCACGAGCGGCGTGCTGGCCCTCGCCCTGGTCTTCTTCTTCCTCCGGGACGGCCATCGCACCGGCGACACCGTCCGTGCCTACCTGGCCGGGCACCATGCGGAGACGGTGATCGACTGCGGGCAGGAGGCGTTCTTCGCCATGTCCGGCTTCATGCGCGGCACCACGATCATCGCCCTGATCGACGCTCTCTTCATCACCATCGGCCTGCTCGTCCTCGGCGTGCCCGGCGCGCCCGGTCTCGGCGCCCTGGTCTTCATCGGCGCCTACATCCCGTTCATCGGCGCCTTCCTGTCCGGGACGGTGGCCGTCCTGGTCGCGCTCGCCGACGGCGGCCTGGCCACCGCGCTGTGGGCCCTCGGCATCGTGCTGGCCGTCCAGGCGATCGAGGGCAACGTCCTCCAGCCGCTCATCCAGAGCCGGACCGTCCAGCTGCACCCGGCCACCATCATGTTCGCCGTGGTGGCCGGCGCGGGCGTGGCCGGGGCGATCGGAGCCCTGCTCGCGGTTCCGCTCAGCGCCGCCGGCGTCGGCATCATCTCAGTCCTGCGCGGGACGGCCGAGCCCGGCACCCGCCGCCGGCGCGGCGCGCCGAAGCCGGACGGCGACGGCGCCTGA
- a CDS encoding molybdopterin-binding protein, translating into MGLPAPVNPYRIGEAAAMLGVSADTMRRWVDAGRVAAERDEHGHRIIPGAQLAAFARELARSENPETGRPSSARNRFPGIVTDVVLGDVAAQVEIQAGPFRVVSLISRESAEELGLVAGAAATAVIKSTNVMVELA; encoded by the coding sequence ATGGGCCTGCCCGCGCCGGTCAACCCGTACCGCATCGGCGAGGCCGCGGCGATGCTCGGGGTCAGTGCCGACACGATGCGCAGGTGGGTGGACGCCGGGCGGGTCGCGGCCGAGCGCGACGAGCACGGGCACCGGATCATCCCCGGTGCGCAGCTCGCCGCCTTCGCCCGGGAGCTGGCCCGCAGCGAGAACCCGGAGACGGGTCGGCCGTCCTCGGCCCGCAACCGCTTCCCCGGCATCGTGACGGACGTGGTGCTCGGCGACGTCGCGGCACAGGTCGAGATCCAGGCCGGCCCCTTCCGGGTGGTCTCGCTGATCAGCCGGGAGTCGGCCGAGGAACTCGGGCTGGTGGCCGGGGCCGCCGCGACCGCCGTGATCAAGTCGACCAACGTGATGGTCGAGCTCGCCTGA
- a CDS encoding glycerophosphodiester phosphodiesterase has product MARPPLPAASRKASPLPAPASASGSAPGAGPGPAPGSGPVPAPRVLAVAHRGDPYRYRENTLPSIGSALAAGADAVEVDVRLTRDGVPVLLHDATLERLWGDPRAVRSVTLEQLEHVGGEVGSGLRVPTLADAVKTLTETPAAQLLIDLDDAGPAAAAWATVTGLGAERRVAFCGPVAAMLAVRDIAPEADIALTWKQPRLPDQALLADLRPHYLNPPFGLATPEFVAAAHEAGLSVSTWTADLRRTMRRLRRTGVDSITSNRVGLLRAVLDGAR; this is encoded by the coding sequence ATGGCCCGTCCGCCTCTGCCCGCCGCCTCGCGCAAGGCGTCCCCTCTCCCGGCCCCGGCCTCCGCGTCCGGCTCCGCGCCCGGAGCCGGGCCCGGGCCCGCGCCCGGCTCCGGGCCTGTCCCGGCCCCCCGCGTGCTGGCGGTGGCCCATCGCGGCGACCCGTACCGGTACCGCGAGAACACCCTTCCCTCGATCGGCTCCGCCCTGGCGGCGGGCGCCGACGCCGTCGAGGTCGACGTCCGTCTGACCCGGGACGGTGTGCCGGTGCTGCTGCACGACGCCACCCTGGAGCGACTCTGGGGCGATCCGCGCGCCGTTCGCTCGGTGACCCTGGAGCAGCTGGAGCACGTCGGTGGGGAGGTCGGCTCCGGCCTGCGCGTGCCGACCCTCGCCGACGCGGTCAAGACGCTCACCGAGACCCCGGCCGCCCAGCTGCTGATCGACCTCGACGACGCCGGACCGGCCGCCGCCGCCTGGGCGACGGTCACCGGTCTCGGGGCCGAACGCCGGGTCGCGTTCTGCGGGCCGGTCGCCGCCATGCTCGCCGTCCGGGACATCGCGCCGGAGGCCGACATCGCGCTCACCTGGAAGCAGCCCCGGCTGCCGGACCAGGCCCTGTTGGCCGATCTGCGTCCGCACTACCTGAACCCGCCGTTCGGCCTGGCCACCCCGGAGTTCGTCGCGGCCGCCCACGAGGCCGGACTCTCCGTCAGTACCTGGACGGCCGACCTCCGGCGCACGATGCGCAGGCTTCGTCGGACCGGCGTCGACTCGATCACCAGCAACCGCGTCGGCTTGCTTCGGGCCGTGCTGGACGGTGCCCGGTGA